A window of Saccharomyces paradoxus chromosome XIII, complete sequence genomic DNA:
CTTGAAACTCTTTACTGCTTTATGCCAGAATAAAAGACCCCGCATTTTTTCGAAATAATCCGTTACCGCGTGTACATACATATACCGCAACTTAGGCGGTAAAGtcctccttttcttctttttttattcgtTTCCAATTTGTTTCTCGTACCGTGCAAACTTCAAGTCTTTAAGAAATGAACACGACATGAATGCGTCAGTCTGACTCAGATATGACAAGATCGTTCCTGCGCGTACGCGTACACCAGCGATGCAATAAAGAACATTGTGTGATATTCAGTAGGTGGGTTCGAAAAGTTAATTTATGTAGGTTATACTGGTTTTGATACGCGCTTGATGAACTTAAATAGCcgccaaaagaaaagccgTCAGATCAGCCCAGACAAAATCCGGAGAGTTTCCTAACAGGTTTTAATTGTGTCCTATTAAAGCCGGAGGTAGACATTGATACGCATTGAAGTCGGGGCAAACCACCTTTACCCCAATATTCTCCCCTCAAATAGTGGCaataaataagaaaaaggtcatcacttttttttttatcctcTTGtccgtttttttttttttttttttttttttttctgagtGAAGCATTATTTAGAATAAAGGGTACCTTTTGTAAGCACGATGAACGAAGTCACTTGTTCCGTAACTAATGGTAATCCAATTGATAAGATCAACAATGAACTAAGGTTGAAATGGAATAATCTGAGTAAATTCTCCGATTTTCAGACTAACGGTAGCGCCGCACGAAATGCCAATACAATAGAGTATATCTTTACCAACTGTCAAAAAAGCAACAGTACCAGTAAGATAGATTTCCAGGTCGCATTACCGGTAGATAAACCCAAACATGGTGGTAGTAGCGGAAAAGAATTGTCAGGACTTGAGAACCAATGGTCAAAGGAATTCTCTTGTTTTCACAGGAATAAAAGTGCCGATGTGGCTAAGCCTGGTACAAAGAAGCATGAGAAATGCCCCATAAAATTTCACGATAAGCATTTTGCACCTTACCACAGTACAGCGTATCACCAAAACCGCATATATCCTTGTAGAAAATCTTACAATGAGAGCTCATCTGTTTCTAATGGCTGGGAATCTCAGTTCAAATTAATTGAAAGCCAGTTAATAAATGACCTAACAATAGAAAACAAtgtagaagaaaaaaacattgGTTACGAATATGTGGCAGAATACGAAGAAACAATAGGTTTCAAACATAGGCTGTTATCCGTACCGCAAACATATCAATTTCTAAAATCGAACATCTACTTAAGCGAACGGGACCCATATAAAATAGGATGTGTACTAATGGAAAACGGTTCCAATTTGAACGAAGTTGTGATGGCGTTTGAAGCAGCCATCTCACAAAATCCGGATCATGTAAATGCATGGCTAAAGTTAGGTGTAgttaatattgaaaatgaaagcgAAAGCAATGGTGAGCTTGCTTTGCGAAATTGCTTGAACTTGGATCCAAATAATACGCTTGCATTGGAAAGTTTAGCAATTCACTATGTAAACCAACAAAATGAACCAGAGTCCTTGAAGCTTTTTCATAAATggattctttcaaaattttcaaagtttttaCATCCTTTTACAGGAAAAGACGAGAACAGCGTCAATAAAATCCCGGAAAAGTCTCATTTAGTGCGTATTCTGGAATCTTTGTTGAATATGggtataaaaaaaacagacCAATATGATGTATATTCAGTATTATCAGTCTTATATTATTCCGATCAGAAAATACAGCAGTCTCGGGAATGTTTGGAGTTCTTACTATCGGAGTGGCCCAATAATGGAATAATATGGAATAGATATGGAGCAATTTTAGCCAATACTGAGTCATATCACTCTGCAATAAATGCGTACAATAAATCCAAACAACTAAGACCGAATTTTACAAGGGTGCGTTATAATTTAGCAATTGCCTACATGAATAAAGGTGAATATGTAAAAGCAAGCAAAATGTTGATTGAAGTTATATTGTTACGAAGTAATGGATATGAACACAACAAGGcaaaaatgcaaaacaAATTTATGCAAAATCTAAAAAATGCTCTAATcgcttcaaaaaaatttgattttcttgatttaaTAAATGGCTCTCACAATGTAGAATCGTTATTATCAACCTTAAAAACTATATATAACAAGATGGGTTAGGGTTTAGTTATTTTTTGCTATATAGTgcattcaaaataaaaaaaagatcacAGCTAAAACCAACCAAGTAGCTATCGCACGTTGAAAAGGCATTTAAACAAGGGaaacccaaaaaaaaacttatgCCTGTCGCTTTCAAGAATACAAGCTCTTccaaaaatagaaaattaATTTCGCTTTATTAAGCAATTACACGTTCCAGAATTACTATGAGTTTTTGTATTGAACTTCTCATTCAATACTTTATGTCAACCACCTATTTCACGTGTTTACATTATCTATGAGTTTTTTTGTGctatcatttcttttcgcCGTAGGTCATTAGTGCATactatttttcattaaatgCAGAGTAAAAGAGACTCCATCTATTTCtcataaaaagaaaatggatACCCGGCTGAAAATGAGAATGAATCAATGAAAATCTATTGTATAGTATATCTAAGCATTGTCCGGTAACAGTCAAGTTCGTCAACCCACTGGTTGTTCCCTTcgaactttttctttgcacTATATGGGCAACTTGATAGGACATGAGCCCATACTAACAGAAAGGAACGTTTTAGAGAAATGACAGCTATCAGGAATACTGGTGATGCACTTGAAACGAGTACAGCCGcaagtaaagaaaatggaagaGGTAGACTAAGGGTCCAAAAAGCGTGTGAGCTTTGCAAGAAGAGAAAGGTTAAATGCGATGGTAATAAGCCTTGCCTAAACTGCTCCaaacatcaaaaagaaTGTCGTTATGATTTCAAAGTCACAAACCgtcgaagaagaaggcgaCAGGCTACATCACCAAGCCAGGACGTTAGTAAGAAATATGCCGAAACCCGTGACGCTTTTTCTAAAGACCTGttaaataaaacaaatattAACATAAATGCTCCCTCAGATGGCCTATCCTCGTCTGCTAGCAACTCTCCCAATCCCAATGCACATTATTCTAATATACCATCCACTTTACCCTTTATGAGTGGTAGACCAAACCATGCATTCCATTCCAGTGGTAACATAAATGGAGAGAATAATACTAACGCCTTTGCTGAGGACCACATGGCTAAGTTACTACTGCAATTGAGTTCAAAGTTGGGGAATACAACTAACGAATCGTCAAATAAAACCAATAGAGCCGATGATAATGATGTCAATATAAATCCGACAGTAATAAACATGACCAGTAGTCAGGAAGGTGGCAACACTAGCCACGGATCTGACATGTGTGAATCTTCAGAAGCCCTTCATAATAACAACATCAATTCTAAGGAAAATAAGATAATCAGCTCTCAAATAACTAATATTGTTAATAGTCATTTTGCATCACCCTGGCAgacattttctttagatAAATATAGATTTCACCGACGCTACCAAAATATACTACCTTATTACCTTGGCGCATCTATTTTGAAGGATTTATCGCCGCAGACAATAGAATATGCGAAATTGAAACGGCCAAGAGTCCAAAACTATGGTTGGAACTTATCCGGCGGCcattatttaaaatataACAGTGACTTCAAAATTCATGACAAAAATATAAGCCATGAATCTAAATTTTTCGACTTTGATGACCCTATTCACTTATCTTTAATCAATAAATTACTAagatattattttgatgaaatcaaTCCTGTGTTCAGTATCATTCATGAAGCAACATTTTGGCAACAATATAACAATAAGTTTCTACGGCAAGGTAAACAGAATAACTCATCCGCGAAGTTGTTCACCTCGATACTTTATCTTATTTTGTCTACTACACTAAGATTCGGAGAAGGGCATCTAGATGGTCAAAAAGGACAAGGAATCTACAGTGACTCGTCTTTAAATATCACTctcgaagaaaaatctGTTTTGGTCAAAAAACCTTCCATAGAGGagaaattattcaaatatGCTTATTCGATAATCAACACACTGACCTTTGAATGGGAGTCATTTGAATTAATACAATCGTGGCTTTTGATAACCTTCTATTTTAGAACCTGTTATAGACAAACGGCTTGTTGGAACGCGTTAAGTCAGGCAGTAAACATGTGTAATGGGATGAGTCTATATCTAAACAAGTTTCCTGAGATTCATTCCACTTACGATGAATCAAAAGCGTGGCATTGTTTCTGGTGTTGCTTTATAATGGATAAACTGATAAGTTTTCAAATGGGTCGGTATTACCAACTATCATTGCCCGTTAGTGAGATGTGCGAACAGATGAATCTAgtgaaatcaaagaaattcttgcaagaagaagatgattgGTTTCATCAggaaacttttcaaatgcTAGATTTATCCATAATAGTGACGCAGTTTCTAAAAAGAGACGCGCAGgatttaaatttaaatgAGACTGTACAATTGCGGAGTCAACTTGGTCAATGGTACGACACCTTTATAGCTAGCAATAAAATCAATGCGTATGACGGCAATTATCGTTGCTTCTACCAAGTTCAACCATTCATGACATATCTGGATATAAGATTGACTTTCGAAGTAAGACAGTTATTTTGTCTAATAACCCCTTCATCTACcacaaataataaatccTTAGAATATGTCGTGGATACTCATTTATTAATTTCCCATTGTCAAATGGCTACTGAGAATTTGGTTGAAATTACGAGAAGCAATGTCTTCTTTGTCCCCTGGTGGTTAAACCTTTCTCAGCTATTCACGGTAAATTTGATATGCATTATCTACCTGCACGCAGGGATTGCCTTGGCACAAAATAAAGCCATCATGCAAAGCTGCCAACAAATTTGGCGAACTCTAGAGTGCTctaaaccaaaaaatccATCTTCAATGCTTCCTGAGTGCTTATGGTGTTTGAAAATGCTAAATCATATGTTTTGTATACGGCTGAGAGATTCTGCCTTGCAATTGGAGACTACTCTCGGAACTGACCATGGTGATGACACCCctaacaaaaataaatttgaGCAGTTCAAGAAAGTTGGTGACCACGATGCGGATATCGAAGTTGATGCTGATGAGagggaagaagaaaatgcagatgaaagacaagaaaatcCGCCCAAAAATAACAGAAGAGTACCATTAGTTTCAAGATCTCATAACACCACCAACTTCAACGATTCAATTGTGATTCCTCCGGCAAGTGGTGTAACAAATCTAGGCACAGATGTTGGATTGCCCTCAGATGTGCTCGATGCTGTCAGTAAAATAGGGAACTCTCCAGACGtgtttgatgatgatttgttttccaatttACTATGGTTTGACCAAAATTTTGCATAAGAATTATTTTTCCGTCTTAAAAACATTTTATGGACACGTTTATCTACGTATTATtgtaatatatataagatGTTAGAAACTCAAGTCAATCTCACCTTACCCCACGATGGTCTGTTGCTATGACAAACTCTCGTTTTACAGGAAAGGAGGCTCAAACTTCGGGTCACCCATATACGGATGTCACGCAATGAGATCTTTTAAATACTGTACTATTTTTGGCATCCTAAAGgtataaaaaagaagtttttttaAACTAAGCTAACTATTTTCCAAATGTACTCTGcttgagttttttttttctactttGCCCTTTTGTTTCTAACCAGAAGTGAGTAAGCAAAAGCATAAACAGCGAGCGTAGGAGGATGAATACAGTTTCACCAGCCAAAAAAACCGTCATAATAATCGGTGCAGGTATTGCTGGGCTTAAAGCTGCATCTACACTACATCAAAATGGTGTTCGAGATTGCATTATTCTTGAAGCCAGAGATCGAATCGGTGGTAGATTGCAAACCGTTACAGGCTATCAAGGTCGAAAATATGATGTAGGCGCTAGCTGGCACCATGACACGTTGACAAATCCTTTGTTTTTAGAAGAGGCTCAACTAAGTTTGAAAGATGGGAAGACGAGATTTGTCTTTGATGACGATAATTTTATTTACATCGATGAAGAACGTGGAAGGGTAGACCATGACGAGAAGCTGCTTCTTGAGATCGTGGACAATGAAATGAGCAAATTCGCAGAGTTAGAATTCCATCAAAATTTAGGAGTTGCAGATTGCtccttttttcaattggtaatgaaatatttactACAAAGACGCCAGTTTCTTACAAATGAGCAAATAAGATATTTCCCGCAACTTTGTCGATATCTAGAATTGTGGCATGGCTTAGACTGGAAGCTTCTGAGTGCCAAGGATACGTATTTCGGTCACCAAGGAAGAAACGCCTTTGCTTTGAATTACGACTCTGTGGTTCAAAGAATTGCTCACAGTTTTCCTCAAAATTGGTTAAGGCTAAGTTGTGAAGTAAATTCGATTACGCGAGAGTCGTCGCTGAATGCGATAGTGAAGTGTGAAGACGGTACTATATACAATGCTGACTATGTTATTATTACAGTACCTCAAAGTGTATTGAGTTTATCAGTACAACCTGACGAAGATTCGCGAGGAAGAATAGGATTCCAACCAGCATTAAAACCAGTAATTCAAGAGGCTTTTGACAAGATCCACTTTGGCGCACTAGGTAAAGTAATTTTTGAGTTTGAGGAATGTTGTTGGTCGAACGAAAGTTCTAAAATTGCAACTTTGGCTAACTCTACTAATGAATTCGTTGAAATAGTACGTAATGCTAAAAATTTAGATGAATTGGGTTCTATGCTGGAAAAGGAAGAGTCCAAAAAGCATACGAGCGTTACTTGCTGGAGTCAACCTTTACTTTTCGTAAATCTATCGAAAAGCACAGGAGTAGCAAGTTTTATGATGTTGATGCAGGCACCGCTTACGAATTACATAGAATCCATTAGAGAAGATAAAGAGCATCTTTTCAGATTCTTTCAACCTGTTCTGAACAAGATTATGAAGTGTTTGGGTTCTGAAAATGTGATTAACGGAATGAATCCAGAGGAAGATCATACAAATGTTAATAAACCAGTCTTGAAAAACATTATCGTTAGTAATTGGACACGTGATCCTTACTCTCGTGGCGCTTATTCGGCCTGCTTTCCAGGAGATGATCCCGTTGATATGGTTGTGGCCATGTCTAATGGCCAGGACTCCCGCATAAGATTCGCAGGCGAACACACTATCATGGATGGCGCTGGCTGTGCCTATGGTGCTTGGGAAAGCGGAAGGCGGGAGGCAACTCGAATCTCTAATTTATTGCAATAGAAtctatctttttcaaaaaaattttgaactTTTGACGGCTAAAAAGGgatatacatacatataatAATTTTTAGTAACTTATTCTGCGCTTTTTCGAAAGTTTGAGATACACCTTATTCTCTCACGTGTTGCTTATTACCAAGTTTAAACAATTTTAATGTTGAGCACAGTAGATCGGAATATTATCATATGGTGGTTTAGAGTGTTGTAGGGCGCAGTTCATGTCTGTTGCCTCAATGTCTTTCCTGCATATATTTAAGTGCTTTTATGAAGTGTTAGCATCACTTAGATGTGGTGCATAATTAGAGACTAACTTTTGAAACCACGCCTGAATATCAAGTAATTCCAACTGGGCATCTGTCATTAATGGCACTTgcaacttcaaaaaatccCACCAATATTTTGACGGCACTAGTTTACctttaaattttatttGAGTTTTCCTTGTTAGTCTTACATTCAGAATTCCatagaaaaagaacttcTCAAATGGAATTATATTTGTAGAGTGAGAAAAACAACCATCACAAGTGCAGTTATCTGGAGGACATAGGCATTCCTTGTTAGAGCATTTACAATCATCCAAATAGTCCATCATCTTATCGGTAATTTGAGCTTCACCCATATTGGTTAAAGGAACACCACTTTGTTGGATATAAGAATTCAATTCCTCTTCACTCCTATGGATTAAACAATTGACACATGGACAGCTTTCATCTTCACAAGAGCATTGCGTGCTTAAGAAAATACCCTTATGAGTCAGAACTTCAACTTTCGAAGCAATGTCACTGGAGTGATGTGCAGCTACCGTTGTTGTACTTTGTGGGGTGAGTGTTTCCGAACTATCATGCGCCCCAGGAACAGAACTATTAtagttttcttgtaaaatatcattaaaaGTGGAGGTTGATTCCAGGGAGCTGTATGGCGTAAACATATCATCAGACGGTGCCTTGCTCATCTTGTCGTCGGAAACTGGATTACGTGCTTTATCTTTCTTACAGCAGTTCGACAAATGTCGTATAGGCTCCTGCTGCATCTGGCtactctcttttttctcattcGAAGAGGATGACCTAGTAGAGTCTGGAGATATTGTTCCTGTTGCTGGAGCTTTGGGAGAGTGTTTCCTAAGAAACTCCATTTCGGTGATATATTTGTTACCATCGTCGGTAAAGGTGCTAATATCTTTAGGTTCATGAGCAGTGCAACCTTCCTCCATCAATATATGCAGTTTACCGTTTATCATTCTTGCCTTTCTAATAGCAGAGGCACGCACAAATAGTATTGGCTGTTGATTCATTGCGCTGCAGCAGTTTCCTTCAATCTGTGCACCGTTTTCATACTCCGTACTTTGAGAAGTAGAGTCTACTAGAATAGCGTCCCTGATAGCCATGGGAGAGGGTCTTCCTCTAGTTCTCACCTTGATTAACATACGGTGGGAATGCCTACATGTTGAAGAGCGATGTCCTCTGATGCACGATGCACACGCATATTTGTTCCCATTAAATATTATCATCTCTGGTAGAGCTTAAAAAACTTACAATACCGTTTGAAGTTCAGAACAAAGCCCCTCATCGCACTTATCTCGCGAAGATGCAGCAGCTTATTGTCTCGAGATCCTTCTTATAACTCCTTTTCACCATTACCCGAAAACAAGATTACGGCCTTTAAGCCAAAAGCTCGAAAAGTGCCAAAGTAAACTCTGGCGTTTAGTGTATAAAGGAGATTACATTCAAAAGCCTCCTTCTAGGTAAAAGTGTAATTTGGAAGGTCATATCATGTCGAAAACCGCTCAGAAACGTCTGCTTAAGGAGCTCCAACAGTTAATCAAAGATTCTCCACCGGGTATAGTGGCTGGTCCCAAATCAGAGAATAATATATTCGTTTGGGACTGTCTAATTCAAGGGCCTCCTGATACGCCATACGCTGATGGCGTTTTTAATGCTAAGCTAGAATTCCCAAAAGACTATCCATTATCTCCCCCTAAACTTACGTTCACACCCAGCATACTACATCCAAATATTTACCCAAATGGGGAAGTGTGCATATCCATTCTACACTCCCCCGGTGATGATCCTAACATGTACGAGTTAGCGGAAGAAAGATGGTCGCCGGTACAAAGCGTAGAGAAAATCCTGTTAAGTGTTATGAGCATGCTGAGTGAGCCCAATATCGAAAGTGGTGCCAACATCGATGCTTGCATCTTGTGGAGAGATAATAGACCTGAGTTTGAGAGACAGGTAAAGTTGTCtattttgaaatcattAGGATTCTGAAAGCACGTACCAgaataacaacaaccaTTTGAtcgcttcctttttcatCTGTTTTTCtctatatacatatataagcATATCTACcatccaaaagaaaacaaatgTCACATAACAAACATGTTAAAATGGCAAAGGTCTTCCTGACACTTCGGAAGTTCAGcccatttttatttcattattgtGTAACCAAGGCTCCTTCATTGTCTCTCTCTATATGTACCGATACGTTACTCAATATCTCCTTTGTTTATATACACGATGACTATAAGACTATAGCCAGATTATTTCCCTATACAAAATTTGCTGAACACCGAATCtaagatttcttcaacgCCGATAGCTTGTCCTGTTATCTTGGCTATTCCATCAGATGCATACTTTAGATTTTCTGTAGCCAAAACTATATCATTATCGAAATCTTTGGAATTAAAGAACTCTTCCAAACCGTAAAGTACGTCGTTTTTGAGAATTTCAGTCACTCTTTTGGAAACAATAACAGGGCTTGAATCGGCGCTTGATTGAGACAAGCTTTCGAAATTACTTGTTAGGGCATTAGTTAATGATTCTATTCCCTTCTTGGTCTTACAAGACACGCTTAATATAGGGTATTTTGCTCCGAATTTAGTTCGTATTTTATTTACAGCTTTCGCCATCTCATCAGAGGAAACTAAGTCACTCTTGTTGACTACAATAATGATTCGCTTGTTTCTAAAGGCTTCCGATGATAGATGGGCTAATATGTCCTcagtcaaaaatttcaacgAGTTAGTGGGATCTACAATGAATAAACACAAATCGCTCTGTAcgcttttcttcttcgctCTTTCTATACCCAGTATTTCTATCTTGTCAGAACTTTTTCCTCTTATCCCTGCCGTATCACAGATAATAACCTTATAGCCATTTATGTTTATCATTGCATTAATGGAATCCCTAGTGGTACCAGGTATATCACTGACAATTGATATATCATCGTTAGTTAAGCTGTTAACTAATGATGACTTACCAACATTGGGAGCACCAAGTAGTACCAGCTTTATTCCATTTTGCAATATGGTAGATTTTTCGACTTTTTGTATGAAAGTAACAATTTCATCTCGTAAACATATGATGTTATTTTCTACCTtatggaaaatatcatcCGTATTATCAATTTCTTGACTATTATCATCAGCAAAATCGATAATAGCAGTTAACTGAGCCATATTCTCGACAATACTTTTCCTccaattttcaaatagGATCTTATTATCCCCGTTGAAACTTGACAAGGCTGATCTCCTTTGAGATTCTGTTTCCGAATCAATAAGATCTTTGATACCTTCAAGTTCGGTAAGGTCAAACTTCCCATTTTGAAATGCCCTTCTGGAGAAGTCGCCAGGCA
This region includes:
- the PEX9 gene encoding Pex9p (similar to YMR018W), which codes for MNEVTCSVTNGNPIDKINNELRLKWNNLSKFSDFQTNGSAARNANTIEYIFTNCQKSNSTSKIDFQVALPVDKPKHGGSSGKELSGLENQWSKEFSCFHRNKSADVAKPGTKKHEKCPIKFHDKHFAPYHSTAYHQNRIYPCRKSYNESSSVSNGWESQFKLIESQLINDLTIENNVEEKNIGYEYVAEYEETIGFKHRLLSVPQTYQFLKSNIYLSERDPYKIGCVLMENGSNLNEVVMAFEAAISQNPDHVNAWLKLGVVNIENESESNGELALRNCLNLDPNNTLALESLAIHYVNQQNEPESLKLFHKWILSKFSKFLHPFTGKDENSVNKIPEKSHLVRILESLLNMGIKKTDQYDVYSVLSVLYYSDQKIQQSRECLEFLLSEWPNNGIIWNRYGAILANTESYHSAINAYNKSKQLRPNFTRVRYNLAIAYMNKGEYVKASKMLIEVILLRSNGYEHNKAKMQNKFMQNLKNALIASKKFDFLDLINGSHNVESLLSTLKTIYNKMG
- the FMS1 gene encoding polyamine oxidase (Polyamine oxidase~similar to YMR020W), translating into MNTVSPAKKTVIIIGAGIAGLKAASTLHQNGVRDCIILEARDRIGGRLQTVTGYQGRKYDVGASWHHDTLTNPLFLEEAQLSLKDGKTRFVFDDDNFIYIDEERGRVDHDEKLLLEIVDNEMSKFAELEFHQNLGVADCSFFQLVMKYLLQRRQFLTNEQIRYFPQLCRYLELWHGLDWKLLSAKDTYFGHQGRNAFALNYDSVVQRIAHSFPQNWLRLSCEVNSITRESSLNAIVKCEDGTIYNADYVIITVPQSVLSLSVQPDEDSRGRIGFQPALKPVIQEAFDKIHFGALGKVIFEFEECCWSNESSKIATLANSTNEFVEIVRNAKNLDELGSMLEKEESKKHTSVTCWSQPLLFVNLSKSTGVASFMMLMQAPLTNYIESIREDKEHLFRFFQPVLNKIMKCLGSENVINGMNPEEDHTNVNKPVLKNIIVSNWTRDPYSRGAYSACFPGDDPVDMVVAMSNGQDSRIRFAGEHTIMDGAGCAYGAWESGRREATRISNLLQ
- the MSS1 gene encoding Mss1p (Mitochondrial protein~similar to YMR023C); its protein translation is MDMLFMNNTFFLQSRLISRSLLVRRSLKRYFGFARPSTSQLPTIYALSTPPNQTSAIAIIRISGTHSKYIYNQLVDSNTDPPIRKAILRNIYLPSSITAKQLHGQKENKVLLDSSLLLYFQAPYSFTGEDVLELHVHGGKAVINGILKAIGSLHDRSSGKDIRFALPGDFSRRAFQNGKFDLTELEGIKDLIDSETESQRRSALSSFNGDNKILFENWRKSIVENMAQLTAIIDFADDNSQEIDNTDDIFHKVENNIICLRDEIVTFIQKVEKSTILQNGIKLVLLGAPNVGKSSLVNSLTNDDISIVSDIPGTTRDSINAMININGYKVIICDTAGIRGKSSDKIEILGIERAKKKSVQSDLCLFIVDPTNSLKFLTEDILAHLSSEAFRNKRIIIVVNKSDLVSSDEMAKAVNKIRTKFGAKYPILSVSCKTKKGIESLTNALTSNFESLSQSSADSSPVIVSKRVTEILKNDVLYGLEEFFNSKDFDNDIVLATENLKYASDGIAKITGQAIGVEEILDSVFSKFCIGK
- the MAC1 gene encoding Mac1p (Copper-sensing transcription factor~similar to YMR021C) is translated as MIIFNGNKYACASCIRGHRSSTCRHSHRMLIKVRTRGRPSPMAIRDAILVDSTSQSTEYENGAQIEGNCCSAMNQQPILFVRASAIRKARMINGKLHILMEEGCTAHEPKDISTFTDDGNKYITEMEFLRKHSPKAPATGTISPDSTRSSSSNEKKESSQMQQEPIRHLSNCCKKDKARNPVSDDKMSKAPSDDMFTPYSSLESTSTFNDILQENYNSSVPGAHDSSETLTPQSTTTVAAHHSSDIASKVEVLTHKGIFLSTQCSCEDESCPCVNCLIHRSEEELNSYIQQSGVPLTNMGEAQITDKMMDYLDDCKCSNKECLCPPDNCTCDGCFSHSTNIIPFEKFFFYGILNVRLTRKTQIKFKGKLVPSKYWWDFLKLQVPLMTDAQLELLDIQAWFQKLVSNYAPHLSDANTS
- the UBC7 gene encoding E2 ubiquitin-conjugating protein UBC7 (Ubiquitin conjugating enzyme~similar to YMR022W) — encoded protein: MSKTAQKRLLKELQQLIKDSPPGIVAGPKSENNIFVWDCLIQGPPDTPYADGVFNAKLEFPKDYPLSPPKLTFTPSILHPNIYPNGEVCISILHSPGDDPNMYELAEERWSPVQSVEKILLSVMSMLSEPNIESGANIDACILWRDNRPEFERQVKLSILKSLGF
- the STB4 gene encoding Stb4p (transcription factor~similar to YMR019W), encoding MTAIRNTGDALETSTAASKENGRGRLRVQKACELCKKRKVKCDGNKPCLNCSKHQKECRYDFKVTNRRRRRRQATSPSQDVSKKYAETRDAFSKDLLNKTNININAPSDGLSSSASNSPNPNAHYSNIPSTLPFMSGRPNHAFHSSGNINGENNTNAFAEDHMAKLLLQLSSKLGNTTNESSNKTNRADDNDVNINPTVINMTSSQEGGNTSHGSDMCESSEALHNNNINSKENKIISSQITNIVNSHFASPWQTFSLDKYRFHRRYQNILPYYLGASILKDLSPQTIEYAKLKRPRVQNYGWNLSGGHYLKYNSDFKIHDKNISHESKFFDFDDPIHLSLINKLLRYYFDEINPVFSIIHEATFWQQYNNKFLRQGKQNNSSAKLFTSILYLILSTTLRFGEGHLDGQKGQGIYSDSSLNITLEEKSVLVKKPSIEEKLFKYAYSIINTLTFEWESFELIQSWLLITFYFRTCYRQTACWNALSQAVNMCNGMSLYLNKFPEIHSTYDESKAWHCFWCCFIMDKLISFQMGRYYQLSLPVSEMCEQMNLVKSKKFLQEEDDWFHQETFQMLDLSIIVTQFLKRDAQDLNLNETVQLRSQLGQWYDTFIASNKINAYDGNYRCFYQVQPFMTYLDIRLTFEVRQLFCLITPSSTTNNKSLEYVVDTHLLISHCQMATENLVEITRSNVFFVPWWLNLSQLFTVNLICIIYLHAGIALAQNKAIMQSCQQIWRTLECSKPKNPSSMLPECLWCLKMLNHMFCIRLRDSALQLETTLGTDHGDDTPNKNKFEQFKKVGDHDADIEVDADEREEENADERQENPPKNNRRVPLVSRSHNTTNFNDSIVIPPASGVTNLGTDVGLPSDVLDAVSKIGNSPDVFDDDLFSNLLWFDQNFA